A single Hippocampus zosterae strain Florida chromosome 1, ASM2543408v3, whole genome shotgun sequence DNA region contains:
- the thg1l gene encoding probable tRNA(His) guanylyltransferase isoform X2, whose translation MQIINVCRFRNGVKSRVIKPLACFFTSSRTMAKSKFEYVRNFEVDDTCLRNCYIVVRLDGRNFHKFSEQHKFTKPNDNRALGLMTRSARSVMEELEDIIIAYGQSDEFSFVFKRTSNWFKRRASKLMTHVASQFSSSYVFYWKEFFGEQPLLYPPGFDGRVVLYPSNRNLKDYLSWRQADCHINNLYNTVFWTLVQKGELTTVQAEERLKGTLAADKNEILFSEFDLNYNNEAAIHRKGTTLIWEKHDETVTKQIIGVNDERKDIRVTRSKKIVQTYHCDIIGEEFWQQHSNILEDDGC comes from the exons ATGCAGATTATAAATGTGTGCCGATTCCGCAACGGTGTCAAATCGCGTGTTATAAAGCCCctggcctgtttttttacttcttctcgTACCATGGCCAAGAGCAAGTTTGAATATGTGCGTAACTTTGAAGTAGATGACACCTGTCTGAGAAACTGCTACATTGTCGTGAGGCTGGATGGGCGCAACTTCCACAA GTTTTCAGAGCAGCACAAGTTCACCAAACCCAATGACAACAGGGCCCTGGGCCTGATGACCCGCAGCGCCCGCTCGGTCATGGAGGAGCTTGAGGATATTATCATTGCATATGGACAAAGTGatgagtttagttttgttttcaagaGGACCTCCAACTGGTTCAAGAGGAGAGCTAG CAAGCTGATGACCCATGTGGCCTCGCAGTTCTCGTCCTCTTACGTCTTTTACTGGAAAGAGTTTTTTGGAGAGCAGCCTCTCCTCTACCCACCAGGATTTGATGGACGTGTGGTACTGTATCCTAGCAACCGCAACCTGAAAGACTATCTGAGCTGGAGGCAAGCAGACT GTCACATAAATAATTTGTACAACACAGTCTTTTGGACTCTCGTGCAGAAAGGTGAACTAACCACAGTTCAAGCAGAAGAGCGCTTAAAG GGAACGTTAGCTgctgacaaaaatgaaatcctGTTCTCAGAGTTTGACCTCAACTACAACAATGAAGCGGCCATCCATAGGAAAGGCACAACTCTTATCTGGGAAAAG catGATGAAACTGTTaccaaacaaataataggagtGAATGACGAGAGGAAGGACATACGCGTGACCCGAAGCAAGAAGATTGTGCAGACCTACCACTGTGACATAATAGGAGAAGAGTTTTGGCAGCAACACTCAAACATTCTAGAAGACGATGGCTGTTAG
- the thg1l gene encoding probable tRNA(His) guanylyltransferase isoform X4 — protein sequence MDKVMSLVLFSRGPPTGSRGELGFDGRVVLYPSNRNLKDYLSWRQADCHINNLYNTVFWTLVQKGELTTVQAEERLKGTLAADKNEILFSEFDLNYNNEAAIHRKGTTLIWEKHDETVTKQIIGVNDERKDIRVTRSKKIVQTYHCDIIGEEFWQQHSNILEDDGC from the exons ATGGACAAAGTGatgagtttagttttgttttcaagaGGACCTCCAACTGGTTCAAGAGGAGAGCTAG GATTTGATGGACGTGTGGTACTGTATCCTAGCAACCGCAACCTGAAAGACTATCTGAGCTGGAGGCAAGCAGACT GTCACATAAATAATTTGTACAACACAGTCTTTTGGACTCTCGTGCAGAAAGGTGAACTAACCACAGTTCAAGCAGAAGAGCGCTTAAAG GGAACGTTAGCTgctgacaaaaatgaaatcctGTTCTCAGAGTTTGACCTCAACTACAACAATGAAGCGGCCATCCATAGGAAAGGCACAACTCTTATCTGGGAAAAG catGATGAAACTGTTaccaaacaaataataggagtGAATGACGAGAGGAAGGACATACGCGTGACCCGAAGCAAGAAGATTGTGCAGACCTACCACTGTGACATAATAGGAGAAGAGTTTTGGCAGCAACACTCAAACATTCTAGAAGACGATGGCTGTTAG
- the thg1l gene encoding probable tRNA(His) guanylyltransferase isoform X1, giving the protein MTAKSFVFMTTEHLTGLRGKVNTRGRLMQIINVCRFRNGVKSRVIKPLACFFTSSRTMAKSKFEYVRNFEVDDTCLRNCYIVVRLDGRNFHKFSEQHKFTKPNDNRALGLMTRSARSVMEELEDIIIAYGQSDEFSFVFKRTSNWFKRRASKLMTHVASQFSSSYVFYWKEFFGEQPLLYPPGFDGRVVLYPSNRNLKDYLSWRQADCHINNLYNTVFWTLVQKGELTTVQAEERLKGTLAADKNEILFSEFDLNYNNEAAIHRKGTTLIWEKHDETVTKQIIGVNDERKDIRVTRSKKIVQTYHCDIIGEEFWQQHSNILEDDGC; this is encoded by the exons AGGCAGATTGATGCAGATTATAAATGTGTGCCGATTCCGCAACGGTGTCAAATCGCGTGTTATAAAGCCCctggcctgtttttttacttcttctcgTACCATGGCCAAGAGCAAGTTTGAATATGTGCGTAACTTTGAAGTAGATGACACCTGTCTGAGAAACTGCTACATTGTCGTGAGGCTGGATGGGCGCAACTTCCACAA GTTTTCAGAGCAGCACAAGTTCACCAAACCCAATGACAACAGGGCCCTGGGCCTGATGACCCGCAGCGCCCGCTCGGTCATGGAGGAGCTTGAGGATATTATCATTGCATATGGACAAAGTGatgagtttagttttgttttcaagaGGACCTCCAACTGGTTCAAGAGGAGAGCTAG CAAGCTGATGACCCATGTGGCCTCGCAGTTCTCGTCCTCTTACGTCTTTTACTGGAAAGAGTTTTTTGGAGAGCAGCCTCTCCTCTACCCACCAGGATTTGATGGACGTGTGGTACTGTATCCTAGCAACCGCAACCTGAAAGACTATCTGAGCTGGAGGCAAGCAGACT GTCACATAAATAATTTGTACAACACAGTCTTTTGGACTCTCGTGCAGAAAGGTGAACTAACCACAGTTCAAGCAGAAGAGCGCTTAAAG GGAACGTTAGCTgctgacaaaaatgaaatcctGTTCTCAGAGTTTGACCTCAACTACAACAATGAAGCGGCCATCCATAGGAAAGGCACAACTCTTATCTGGGAAAAG catGATGAAACTGTTaccaaacaaataataggagtGAATGACGAGAGGAAGGACATACGCGTGACCCGAAGCAAGAAGATTGTGCAGACCTACCACTGTGACATAATAGGAGAAGAGTTTTGGCAGCAACACTCAAACATTCTAGAAGACGATGGCTGTTAG
- the thg1l gene encoding probable tRNA(His) guanylyltransferase isoform X3, whose protein sequence is MTAKSFVFMTTEHLTGLRGKVNTRFSEQHKFTKPNDNRALGLMTRSARSVMEELEDIIIAYGQSDEFSFVFKRTSNWFKRRASKLMTHVASQFSSSYVFYWKEFFGEQPLLYPPGFDGRVVLYPSNRNLKDYLSWRQADCHINNLYNTVFWTLVQKGELTTVQAEERLKGTLAADKNEILFSEFDLNYNNEAAIHRKGTTLIWEKHDETVTKQIIGVNDERKDIRVTRSKKIVQTYHCDIIGEEFWQQHSNILEDDGC, encoded by the exons GTTTTCAGAGCAGCACAAGTTCACCAAACCCAATGACAACAGGGCCCTGGGCCTGATGACCCGCAGCGCCCGCTCGGTCATGGAGGAGCTTGAGGATATTATCATTGCATATGGACAAAGTGatgagtttagttttgttttcaagaGGACCTCCAACTGGTTCAAGAGGAGAGCTAG CAAGCTGATGACCCATGTGGCCTCGCAGTTCTCGTCCTCTTACGTCTTTTACTGGAAAGAGTTTTTTGGAGAGCAGCCTCTCCTCTACCCACCAGGATTTGATGGACGTGTGGTACTGTATCCTAGCAACCGCAACCTGAAAGACTATCTGAGCTGGAGGCAAGCAGACT GTCACATAAATAATTTGTACAACACAGTCTTTTGGACTCTCGTGCAGAAAGGTGAACTAACCACAGTTCAAGCAGAAGAGCGCTTAAAG GGAACGTTAGCTgctgacaaaaatgaaatcctGTTCTCAGAGTTTGACCTCAACTACAACAATGAAGCGGCCATCCATAGGAAAGGCACAACTCTTATCTGGGAAAAG catGATGAAACTGTTaccaaacaaataataggagtGAATGACGAGAGGAAGGACATACGCGTGACCCGAAGCAAGAAGATTGTGCAGACCTACCACTGTGACATAATAGGAGAAGAGTTTTGGCAGCAACACTCAAACATTCTAGAAGACGATGGCTGTTAG
- the lsm11 gene encoding U7 snRNA-associated Sm-like protein LSm11, with product MEEKERDRRNKPNRKEEESASSSFASSVPRDDSASKIDVCSEKFDPLLALYSPAVPLPFPNIKCFNNVAEYEGFLKGGPGRAKPENVEKKRLQAMKGVADPERIERLKKLMVNKKSADEEDEGGSSSRTPQSRRRKPQKNVLTRMTLCKGSPLGELHKCVEERIRVKVHIRTFKGLRGVCSGFVVAFDKFWNLAMVDVDETYREPLIGKALYHEKALTISRLFEKMKLQESSASEGATTKHRVPGESGQCLPSNRKVTSEHSSARPARQRSDDKPTEPPKGTKTGQEKECRVYGKVHTRHINQLFIRGENVLLINPQPL from the exons ATggaggagaaagagagggaCAGGCGAAACAAGCCAAATcgtaaagaagaagaatctgctTCCAGCTCCTTTGCCTCATCGGTGCCAAGAGACGATTCCGCTTCTAAAATAGATGTGTGTTCTGAAAAGTTCGACCCACTTCTGGCCCTATACTCGCCCGCGGTGCCGCTCCCGTTTCCCAACATAAAATGTTTCAACAACGTCGCCGAGTACGAGGGCTTCCTGAAGGGGGGACCCGGTAGAGCCAAGCCGGAGAATGTGGAGAAAAAGCGCCTGCAGGCCATGAAAGGAGTCGCCGACCCGGAGCGCATCGAGAGGCTCAAGAAGCTCATGGTGAACAAGAAGTCAGCGGACGAGGAAGACGAGGGGGGAAGCAGCAGCCGAACGCCGCAATCACGGAGACGCAAGCCTCAGAAAAATGTGCTGACAAGGATGACCC TCTGCAAAGGCAGTCCTTTGGGCGAACTGCACAAATGTGTGGAGGAGAGGATACGAGTCAAAGTTCACATCAGGACCTTCAAAGGACTGAGGGGTGTGTGCTCTGGCTTCGTTGTGGCCTTTGACAAGTTCTGGAATTTG GCCATGGTGGATGTTGATGAGACCTACAGAGAGCCTCTTATCGGGAAGGCCCTCTACCATGAGAAGGCCCTCACTATTTCACGG CTCTTTGAGAAGATGAAGCTACAGGAGAGCTCAGCAAGTGAAGGAGCAACAACGAAACACCGTGTCCCCGGAGAAAGTGGCCAGTGTCTGCCTTCAAACCGGAAGGTGACTTCAGAACACTCATCCGCTCGCCCTGCCAGGCAGAGAAGTGACGACAAGCCAACGGAGCCACCGAAGGGGACAAAGACAGGTCAAGAGAAAGAGTGCAGGGTGTATGGCAAGGTCCATACTCGCCACATCAACCAGTTATTCATCAGGGGAGAAAACGTTCTCCTTATCAACCCTCAACCGCTCTGA